The following proteins are encoded in a genomic region of Acetobacter oryzoeni:
- a CDS encoding bactofilin family protein, which translates to MFKRRKPEDNRPSEQPGSASQAGAQRSAGGFGSIFSSNPAGTPAKPAPRPDTDTVKETSSMGRAPLPSGSPLPSGAGMPPFPGAAAARGMPQQPQQPKKDEPEQRTLVVGRGISVQGTVQDAERLVVEGTVESSMITAKELVVKPGGLFRGGVEVENAEIAGTVDGTLTARGSLTLQGSGRLLGKAACHRLKVEDGGQITGQLEMLSGDSASKPSSAAPAPEKPAAAEG; encoded by the coding sequence TTGTTTAAAAGACGTAAGCCCGAAGATAATCGGCCATCTGAGCAGCCTGGTTCTGCCAGTCAGGCGGGCGCACAGCGTTCCGCTGGCGGGTTTGGTTCCATTTTTTCTTCTAATCCAGCGGGAACGCCAGCAAAACCTGCGCCCCGCCCTGACACAGATACAGTAAAGGAGACCTCATCCATGGGTCGTGCGCCTCTTCCTTCCGGTTCCCCTCTTCCTTCCGGTGCAGGTATGCCGCCGTTTCCTGGTGCGGCTGCAGCGCGCGGTATGCCGCAGCAACCTCAGCAACCTAAAAAGGATGAGCCGGAACAACGCACTTTGGTGGTGGGGCGTGGCATTAGCGTGCAGGGAACCGTGCAGGACGCAGAACGTCTTGTGGTTGAAGGCACTGTTGAATCCAGCATGATTACAGCCAAGGAACTGGTGGTTAAGCCCGGTGGCCTGTTCCGTGGTGGTGTGGAAGTGGAAAATGCAGAAATTGCTGGTACCGTTGATGGTACGCTAACGGCGCGTGGTAGCCTGACACTGCAGGGCAGTGGCCGTTTGCTTGGCAAGGCAGCCTGTCATCGCCTGAAGGTTGAAGATGGTGGCCAGATTACAGGTCAGCTGGAAATGCTGAGCGGTGATTCTGCTTCCAAGCCTTCTTCAGCAGCGCCGGCGCCAGAAAAGCCAGCGGCAGCCGAAGGCTGA